The following are from one region of the Girardinichthys multiradiatus isolate DD_20200921_A chromosome 9, DD_fGirMul_XY1, whole genome shotgun sequence genome:
- the LOC124873366 gene encoding N-acetyllactosaminide beta-1,3-N-acetylglucosaminyltransferase 3-like isoform X2, which yields MASSDGRIATIRILQRGYVTAVFLMGAIFVVFYFSVQYSADITDYTPQINELKNYNKLKLGIRYTTQDLPDKCGGVNRSKDVFLLLVIKSFPLNYERREVLRKTWAKERFHKGAWIRRIFILGTMGSGEQIEKTNKLLKAEHDEFNDILQWDFSDTFHNLTLKQILFLQWMEKNCPNARFLFNGDDDVFANTNNMVEYLQSLPDNDESKHLFTGYLFQDEKVVRWVGSKYFIPVQIQESNTYEPYCGGGGYLLSGYTARVINRISQSITIHPIDDAYMGMCLSKAGLSPSSHVGVKTLGLNMPSKGTDNLEPCYLRDLLLVHRYLPADMYLMWKQVHDTNLKCSKN from the exons ATGGCCTCATCAGATGGTCGGATTGCCACTATAAG GATTCTTCAAAGAGGATACGTGACAGCTGTCTTCTTGATGGGAGCTATTTTTGtggtcttttatttttcagtacagTACAGTGCTGACATTACTGACTACACTCCTCaaattaatgaattaaaaaattacaataaattaaaGTTGGGGATCAGATACACCACTCAG GACCTGCCAGACAAATGTGGTGGAGTTAACAGATCCAAAGACGTCTTCCTTTTGCTTGTCATTAAAAGCTTCCCTTTGAATTACGAACGCCGGGAGGTGCTGCGTAAAACCTGGGCTAAAGAGAGGTTCCACAAGGGTGCGTGGATTCGACGGATATTCATCTTAGGAACGATGGGTTCTGGGGAGcaaattgaaaaaacaaacaaactactAAAGGCGGAGCACGATGAATTCAATGACATCCTCCAGTGGGACTTCAGCGACACATTTCACAACCTCACCCTGAAGCAGATACTCTTCCTTCAGTGGATGGAGAAAAACTGTCCAAATGCTCGCTTCCTGTTTAATGGAGATGATGATGTGTTTGCCAACACTAACAACATGGTGGAGTATCTCCAAAGCCTTCCTGACAATGATGAAAGTAAGCACCTTTTCACTGGCTACTTGTTCCAAGATGAAAAGGTTGTCAGGTGGGTAGGAAGCAAGTATTTTATTCCAGTCCAGATACAGGAGTCAAACACATACGAACCTTACTGTGGAGGAGGGGGTTACCTTCTGTCCGGGTACACGGCACGGGTGATAAATAGGATTTCTCAGTCCATTACCATTCATCCAATCGATGATGCTTACATGGGGATGTGTCTGTCCAAAGCAGGACTTTCACCTTCCTCTCATGTCGGTGTGAAAACTCTAGGATTAAATATGCCATCTAAAGGAACAGATAATCTTGAACCTTGCTATTTGAGAGATCTTCTACTGGTGCACAGATACCTACCAGCTGATATGTATCTAATGTGGAAACAAGTTCACGATACCAATTTGAAATGTAGTAAAAACTGA
- the LOC124873366 gene encoding N-acetyllactosaminide beta-1,3-N-acetylglucosaminyltransferase 3-like isoform X1 — protein MASSDGRIATIRILQRGYVTAVFLMGAIFVVFYFSVQYSADITDYTPQINELKNYNKLKLGIRYTTQVFSQPKCKANMSVADMKDFSSLPDVIKNFLYYRHCRHFPMLQDLPDKCGGVNRSKDVFLLLVIKSFPLNYERREVLRKTWAKERFHKGAWIRRIFILGTMGSGEQIEKTNKLLKAEHDEFNDILQWDFSDTFHNLTLKQILFLQWMEKNCPNARFLFNGDDDVFANTNNMVEYLQSLPDNDESKHLFTGYLFQDEKVVRWVGSKYFIPVQIQESNTYEPYCGGGGYLLSGYTARVINRISQSITIHPIDDAYMGMCLSKAGLSPSSHVGVKTLGLNMPSKGTDNLEPCYLRDLLLVHRYLPADMYLMWKQVHDTNLKCSKN, from the exons ATGGCCTCATCAGATGGTCGGATTGCCACTATAAG GATTCTTCAAAGAGGATACGTGACAGCTGTCTTCTTGATGGGAGCTATTTTTGtggtcttttatttttcagtacagTACAGTGCTGACATTACTGACTACACTCCTCaaattaatgaattaaaaaattacaataaattaaaGTTGGGGATCAGATACACCACTCAGGTATTTTCACAGCCAAAATGCAAAGCAAACATGTCGGTTGCTGACATGAAAGATTTCAGCTCTCTTCCTGATGTTATAAAAAACTTCCTCTACTACCGCCACTGTCGCCATTTTCCTATGCTGCAGGACCTGCCAGACAAATGTGGTGGAGTTAACAGATCCAAAGACGTCTTCCTTTTGCTTGTCATTAAAAGCTTCCCTTTGAATTACGAACGCCGGGAGGTGCTGCGTAAAACCTGGGCTAAAGAGAGGTTCCACAAGGGTGCGTGGATTCGACGGATATTCATCTTAGGAACGATGGGTTCTGGGGAGcaaattgaaaaaacaaacaaactactAAAGGCGGAGCACGATGAATTCAATGACATCCTCCAGTGGGACTTCAGCGACACATTTCACAACCTCACCCTGAAGCAGATACTCTTCCTTCAGTGGATGGAGAAAAACTGTCCAAATGCTCGCTTCCTGTTTAATGGAGATGATGATGTGTTTGCCAACACTAACAACATGGTGGAGTATCTCCAAAGCCTTCCTGACAATGATGAAAGTAAGCACCTTTTCACTGGCTACTTGTTCCAAGATGAAAAGGTTGTCAGGTGGGTAGGAAGCAAGTATTTTATTCCAGTCCAGATACAGGAGTCAAACACATACGAACCTTACTGTGGAGGAGGGGGTTACCTTCTGTCCGGGTACACGGCACGGGTGATAAATAGGATTTCTCAGTCCATTACCATTCATCCAATCGATGATGCTTACATGGGGATGTGTCTGTCCAAAGCAGGACTTTCACCTTCCTCTCATGTCGGTGTGAAAACTCTAGGATTAAATATGCCATCTAAAGGAACAGATAATCTTGAACCTTGCTATTTGAGAGATCTTCTACTGGTGCACAGATACCTACCAGCTGATATGTATCTAATGTGGAAACAAGTTCACGATACCAATTTGAAATGTAGTAAAAACTGA